The Lynx canadensis isolate LIC74 chromosome D1, mLynCan4.pri.v2, whole genome shotgun sequence genome has a segment encoding these proteins:
- the RTN4RL2 gene encoding reticulon-4 receptor-like 2 — protein sequence MALARAARAAPAAPTPRVPQGHRPRSAFPHGRAPVRSRGGSEGRMLGARGGVAAGVIVLVVFAGGDPGASEWPLTLESGPASAGLLLMLLALPPAAPSCPMLCTCYSSPPTVSCQANNFSSVPLSLPPSTQRLFLQNNLIRTLRPGTFGPSLLTLWLFSNNLSTIYPGTFRHLQALEELDLGDNRHLRSLEPDTFQGLERLQSLHLYRCQLSSLPGNIFRGLVSLQYLYLQENSLLHLQDDLFADLANLSHLFLHGNRLRLLTEHVFRGLGSLDRLLLHGNRLQGVHRAAFRGLSRLTILYLFNNSLASLPGEALADLPALEFLRLNANPWACDCRARPLWAWFQRARVSSSDVTCATPPERQGRDLRALRDADFQACPPAAPTRPGSRARGNSSSNHLYGVAEAGAPPADPSTLYRDLPAEDPRGRQGGDAPTEDDYWGGYGGEDQRGEQTCPGAACQAPPDSRGPALSAGLPTPLLCLLLLAPHHL from the exons CCGCAGCGCCTACCCCTCGGGTTCCGCAAGGCCACCGTCCCCGAAGCGCCTTCCCCCATGGCCGCGCGCCTGTCCGGAGCCGGGGCGGCTCCGAGGGCCGGATGCTGGGCGCCCGGGGCGGGGTCGCGGCCGGGGTCATTGTCCTCGTTGTCTTT GCTGGAGGAGACCCTGGGGCCAGTGAGTGGCCCCTGACTCTGGAGAGCG GTCCCGCCTCGGCCGGCCTCCTGCTGAtgctcctggccctgcccccagcgGCCCCCAGCTGCCCCATGCTCTGCACCTGCTACTCGTCCCCGCCCACCGTGAGCTGCCAGGCCAACAACTTCTCCTCGGTGCCGCTGTCCCTGCCGCCCAGCACGCAGCGACTCTTCCTGCAGAACAACCTCATCCGCACGCTGCGGCCCGGCACCTTCGGGCCCAGCCTGCTCACCCTGTGGCTCTTCTCCAACAACCTCTCCACCATCTACCCGGGCACCTTCCGCCACCTGCAGGCCCTGGAGGAGCTGGACCTCGGCGACAACCGGCACCTGCGCTCTCTGGAGCCCGACACCTTCCAGGGCCTGGAGCGGCTGCAGTCGCTGCATCTGTACCGCTGCCAGCTCAGCAGCCTGCCCGGCAACATCTTCCGCGGCCTGGTCAGCCTGCAGTACCTCTACCTCCAGGAGAACAGCCTGCTCCACCTACAG gatgaCCTGTTCGCGGACCTGGCCAACCTGAGCCACCTCTTCCTGCACGGGAACCGCCTGCGGCTGCTCACGGAGCACGTGTTCCGCGGCCTGGGCAGCCTGGACCGGCTGCTGCTGCACGGGAACCGGCTGCAGGGCGTGCACCGCGCGGCCTTCCGCGGCCTCAGCCGCCTCACCATCCTCTACCTGTTCAACAACAGCCTGGCCTCGCTGCCCGGCGAGGCGCTCGCCGACCTGCCCGCGCTCGAGTTCCTGCGGCTCAACGCCAACCCCTGGGCGTGCGACTGCCGCGCGCGGCCGCTCTGGGCCTGGTTCCAGCGCGCGCGCGTGTCCAGCTCCGACGTGACCTGCGCCACCCCCCCGGAGCGCCAGGGCCGCGACCTGCGCGCCCTCCGCGACGCCGACTTCCAGGCCTGCCCGCCCGCCGCGCCCACGCGGCCCGGCAGCCGCGCCCGCGGCAACAGCTCGTCCAACCACCTGTACGGGGTGGCCGAGGCCGGGGCGCCCCCCGCCGACCCCTCCACCCTCTACCGAGACCTGCCCGCCGAAGACCCGCGGGGGCGCCAGGGTGGGGACGCGCCCACAGAGGACGACTACTGGGGGGGCTACGGGGGCGAGGACCAGCGGGGGGAGCAGACGTGCCCGGGCGCTGCCTGCCAGGCGCCCCCGGACTCCCGCGGCCCCGCGCTCTCGGCCGGGCTGCCCACCCCTCTGCTTTGCCTCCTGCTCCTGGCGCCCCACCACCTCTGA